A portion of the Parasedimentitalea marina genome contains these proteins:
- the hisH gene encoding imidazole glycerol phosphate synthase subunit HisH, producing MLTAIIDYESGNLHSAEKAFQRMAREMDAGDVVVTSDADVVARADRLVLPGDGAFPACATELRGHKGIYDAMVEAVEQKGRPFLGICVGMQLMATTGHEYNETAGIGWISGDVVKITPTDSALKVPHMGWNNLVIDNDHAIFDGITSGDHTYFVHSYQFQVSDPAERLAHVDYGGEVTAVIGRDTMVGMQFHPEKSQDVGLRMIGNFLRWRP from the coding sequence ATGCTGACTGCCATCATCGACTATGAATCCGGAAACCTGCACTCGGCCGAGAAAGCCTTTCAACGCATGGCGCGGGAAATGGACGCAGGCGACGTGGTGGTGACCTCGGACGCCGATGTGGTGGCCCGCGCGGATCGGCTGGTCCTGCCCGGCGACGGCGCCTTTCCGGCCTGCGCCACGGAACTGCGCGGCCATAAGGGCATCTATGACGCCATGGTCGAGGCGGTTGAGCAAAAAGGCCGCCCGTTTTTGGGCATCTGTGTCGGCATGCAGCTGATGGCCACCACCGGCCATGAGTATAACGAGACCGCAGGCATTGGCTGGATCAGTGGCGACGTGGTCAAGATCACCCCAACAGACAGCGCCCTGAAGGTGCCGCACATGGGTTGGAACAATCTGGTCATTGACAATGACCACGCCATCTTTGACGGCATCACCTCCGGCGACCACACCTATTTCGTGCACTCCTACCAGTTTCAGGTCTCTGACCCGGCAGAACGTCTGGCCCATGTGGACTACGGCGGCGAGGTCACCGCCGTGATCGGTCGCGACACCATGGTCGGCATGCAGTTCCACCCCGAGAAAAGCCAGGACGTAGGCCTGCGGATGATCGGGAATTTCTTGAGGTGGAGGCCTTAG
- a CDS encoding TetR/AcrR family transcriptional regulator: protein MTTDPIQKPHHHGDLRTALVQAGIELLGEGGKEKLTLRKCAARAGVSHAAPAHHFDGLGGLRAAIAQEGFRLFRLSMLAACDDDNPSDLDRLKGICSGYLNFAIQNPALFDLIFSSAPMAGLETDLKQGTAFSYEVLRNACAPFVPRGQDPMVIETQVWSLIHGYTHLYMASRFGPVDLTQQARGPFDAVMALLDSLDGTAPKA from the coding sequence ATGACAACTGATCCAATCCAAAAACCGCACCACCACGGTGATCTCAGGACCGCCCTTGTTCAGGCGGGCATCGAATTGCTTGGCGAGGGCGGCAAGGAAAAACTGACTTTACGAAAGTGCGCCGCCCGGGCGGGTGTCTCCCATGCGGCCCCTGCGCATCACTTTGACGGTTTGGGTGGATTGCGCGCGGCGATCGCCCAGGAAGGGTTCCGCCTGTTTCGCCTGTCGATGCTGGCAGCCTGTGATGACGACAATCCCAGTGACCTGGACCGGCTTAAAGGCATCTGTAGCGGCTATTTGAACTTCGCGATCCAAAACCCCGCCCTTTTTGATCTTATCTTCAGCTCAGCGCCGATGGCCGGCTTGGAAACAGACCTTAAGCAAGGCACTGCATTTTCCTACGAAGTCCTGCGCAACGCCTGTGCCCCCTTTGTGCCGCGCGGTCAGGACCCCATGGTGATAGAGACACAGGTCTGGTCCCTGATCCACGGTTATACCCATTTGTACATGGCCAGCCGTTTTGGACCCGTTGACCTAACACAGCAGGCCCGCGGCCCGTTTGATGCGGTGATGGCCCTGCTCGACAGTCTTGATGGAACCGCGCCCAAGGCTTGA
- a CDS encoding DUF2306 domain-containing protein, protein MVYMLRFRAFLVWILCFGVALASWRFLALGVELSMEFVAYHAIERRLAFFAHITLAPVALMLLPFQFWKGLRSRRPQVHRWIGRAYGLSILLAGVGSILMAFGTTAGPVAAWGFGILGVLWLGSTGYGIWLARQGRIAEHRRWMFRSAALTFAAVTLRLYLPLLFATLGEEAGYTLVAWLCWVPNLAFAEWYLRRPLRQSAALAA, encoded by the coding sequence ATGGTGTATATGTTGCGGTTTCGGGCGTTTCTGGTTTGGATCTTGTGTTTTGGGGTGGCGCTGGCCTCGTGGCGGTTCTTGGCACTGGGAGTTGAGCTGTCGATGGAGTTTGTTGCCTACCACGCGATTGAGCGCCGACTGGCGTTCTTTGCCCATATCACCCTGGCGCCGGTGGCCCTGATGTTGCTGCCGTTTCAATTTTGGAAGGGGCTACGCAGTCGGCGACCGCAGGTGCACCGCTGGATTGGACGGGCCTATGGGCTGAGCATCTTGCTGGCAGGAGTGGGGAGTATACTGATGGCCTTTGGCACCACGGCTGGGCCAGTGGCGGCCTGGGGATTTGGGATTTTGGGCGTTCTGTGGCTGGGCAGCACCGGTTATGGCATCTGGCTGGCCCGGCAGGGGCGCATCGCAGAACACCGACGCTGGATGTTTCGCTCCGCTGCGCTGACATTTGCCGCCGTGACGCTGCGGCTATATCTGCCGCTGCTGTTTGCCACATTGGGTGAAGAGGCCGGTTATACGCTGGTGGCCTGGCTGTGCTGGGTGCCAAATCTGGCTTTCGCAGAGTGGTATCTCAGGCGGCCTTTGCGCCAGTCCGCAGCGCTGGCAGCCTGA
- the hisB gene encoding imidazoleglycerol-phosphate dehydratase HisB: protein MRTAKISRSTNETSISVEINLDGTGAYDNQTGVGFFDHMLDQLSRHSLIDMTIRAKGDTHIDDHHTVEDTGIALGQALAAALGDKKGIRRYGECHLAMDEAQVRCALDLSARPFLVWNLDIPTQKIGTFDTELVREFFTAFATHGGITLHVDKIHGFNSHHIVEAAFKAVARALRPAVETDPRKADAIPSTKGTL, encoded by the coding sequence ATGCGCACAGCCAAGATCAGCCGTTCGACCAATGAGACCTCGATTAGCGTCGAGATCAATCTTGATGGCACCGGGGCTTACGACAACCAGACCGGCGTTGGCTTTTTTGACCATATGCTGGACCAGCTGTCGCGGCACTCGCTGATTGACATGACCATTCGTGCCAAGGGTGATACCCACATCGATGACCACCACACCGTCGAGGACACCGGCATTGCGCTGGGTCAGGCACTGGCGGCGGCGCTTGGCGACAAAAAAGGCATCCGTCGCTATGGCGAATGCCATCTGGCCATGGACGAGGCGCAGGTGCGTTGCGCCCTGGATCTGTCGGCGCGACCTTTTCTGGTGTGGAACCTGGACATCCCAACCCAGAAAATTGGCACTTTTGACACCGAACTGGTGCGCGAGTTCTTTACTGCCTTCGCCACTCACGGCGGCATCACCCTGCATGTGGACAAAATTCACGGCTTTAACAGCCACCATATCGTCGAAGCCGCCTTCAAGGCCGTCGCCCGCGCCCTGCGCCCGGCGGTGGAAACCGACCCGCGCAAAGCGGATGCGATTCCGTCAACCAAGGGGACGCTCTAA
- a CDS encoding Lrp/AsnC ligand binding domain-containing protein, giving the protein MSTCVFIQIRCRPGTTYKVAEDIALREIHSELYSTSGDYDLLMKLYIPADEDVGKYINDHLLVIEGIERSLTTMTYKVF; this is encoded by the coding sequence ATGTCCACATGTGTTTTCATCCAGATACGCTGCAGACCCGGTACCACCTACAAGGTGGCCGAGGATATTGCATTGCGGGAAATTCACTCTGAGCTGTATTCGACCAGCGGCGATTATGACTTGCTGATGAAATTATATATTCCTGCTGATGAGGATGTCGGTAAGTATATCAATGACCACCTATTGGTGATCGAGGGCATTGAGAGATCCCTGACCACAATGACCTATAAGGTGTTTTGA
- a CDS encoding aminotransferase: MSPVIYPTTNFTATEQLCLTHGEGIYVYDSDGNKYIEGLASLWCTSLGYSNTEVIDAITTQLNKLPFSHTFGGKTHAPIMELADKLRAMVPVEDAYFFFGNSGSDANDSHYKMLRYYFNAIGKPEKRKIITRERGYHGVTVAAGSMTSLPANLAHFDAPLEALGVLRAESPHYYTNRKGNETEAQFVDRIIQALEDQILAESPDTIAAMIVEPITGASGVIVPPEGYYEKLQAVLRKHDILVWADEVITGFGRTGNDFGCTTMGIQPDLMTFAKQLSSAYFPISAAVIPGWMYEAMIEQTNQVGVFGHGYTYSGHPAACAAALKTLEIYERDSLFSHAAEVGDYLQAQLREVFIEHPLVGEVRGKGLIAALELVSNKTTGASFDKGLAGATAQKFCQDNGLLLRAVGGNALALCPPLIITRDEVDALMGKLKAAIDSTYAELKDKGLIAN; encoded by the coding sequence ATGTCCCCCGTCATTTACCCCACCACCAATTTCACCGCCACTGAACAACTGTGCCTGACGCATGGTGAAGGCATCTATGTCTACGACTCCGACGGCAATAAATACATCGAAGGCCTGGCCAGCCTGTGGTGCACCTCGCTGGGCTACAGCAACACCGAAGTGATCGATGCTATCACCACACAGCTGAACAAGCTGCCGTTCAGCCACACCTTTGGCGGCAAGACCCACGCACCGATCATGGAGCTGGCCGACAAGCTGCGCGCCATGGTGCCAGTCGAGGACGCCTATTTCTTCTTTGGCAACTCAGGCTCTGACGCCAATGACAGCCACTACAAGATGCTGCGCTATTACTTTAACGCCATCGGCAAGCCGGAAAAGCGCAAGATCATCACCCGCGAGCGGGGCTATCACGGTGTCACCGTCGCGGCCGGCTCAATGACCTCGCTGCCCGCCAATCTGGCGCATTTCGATGCCCCGCTCGAGGCCTTAGGCGTATTGCGCGCCGAATCGCCGCATTACTACACCAACCGCAAGGGCAACGAGACTGAGGCGCAGTTTGTCGATCGCATCATCCAGGCGCTAGAGGACCAGATCCTTGCCGAAAGCCCCGACACCATTGCCGCAATGATCGTTGAGCCGATCACCGGCGCCTCAGGCGTGATCGTGCCGCCTGAAGGCTATTATGAAAAGCTGCAGGCCGTACTGCGCAAACACGATATTCTGGTCTGGGCAGATGAGGTGATCACCGGATTTGGCCGCACCGGCAACGATTTTGGCTGCACCACCATGGGCATCCAGCCCGACCTGATGACATTCGCCAAGCAGCTCAGCTCAGCCTATTTCCCGATCTCGGCGGCAGTCATCCCCGGCTGGATGTACGAGGCCATGATCGAACAAACCAATCAGGTTGGTGTCTTTGGTCACGGCTATACCTATTCAGGTCACCCGGCCGCCTGCGCCGCCGCGTTGAAAACGCTGGAAATTTACGAGCGTGACAGCCTGTTTTCCCATGCAGCCGAGGTCGGCGACTATCTGCAGGCGCAACTGCGTGAAGTCTTTATCGAGCACCCCCTGGTCGGCGAAGTGCGTGGCAAGGGTCTGATCGCAGCGCTGGAGCTGGTGTCGAACAAGACAACCGGCGCCAGTTTTGACAAGGGTCTCGCCGGAGCGACCGCACAGAAGTTCTGTCAGGACAACGGCTTGCTGCTGCGCGCCGTCGGCGGCAATGCGCTGGCCCTCTGTCCGCCACTGATCATCACCCGCGATGAAGTGGACGCGCTGATGGGTAAGCTGAAAGCGGCAATCGACAGCACCTATGCCGAGTTGAAGGATAAGGGGCTAATCGCCAACTGA
- a CDS encoding NaeI family type II restriction endonuclease, translated as MKKNIPSSLIVPGHPDHDLLSSLQVEITARAGGTLTLADDFPAMLRTCIDDVIMTPKTGRRCYEELEKTEKTYIGTRVEIELRALLRLKRGRLDTVILDQDVDIKNTMGSNWMIPSEAVNHVCILVAADEARARCYLGLVVARPDYLTAGKNKDGKRSISADGFQHILWLLCDHPYPANFWRTVDEDIVEQIFSCDTGNARMAALFRAMQNQPISRDVVEAVAMQKDFMRRVRSDKGHGTRDLLEQDGILLLQGQLHGQLIKAMDLPHCSPAEFISCRPTTALQHRMAAQAGFNLPQIAG; from the coding sequence ATGAAGAAAAACATCCCCTCCAGCCTCATCGTCCCCGGCCACCCAGACCACGACCTCCTGTCATCACTACAAGTCGAAATCACCGCCCGCGCGGGCGGTACGCTGACACTGGCGGATGACTTCCCCGCCATGCTGCGGACCTGCATCGATGATGTAATCATGACCCCCAAAACCGGGCGGCGCTGCTATGAAGAGCTGGAGAAGACCGAAAAAACCTATATCGGCACCCGCGTCGAAATCGAACTGCGCGCTTTACTGCGCCTGAAACGCGGACGGCTGGACACGGTCATCCTGGACCAGGATGTCGACATCAAAAACACAATGGGCAGCAACTGGATGATCCCAAGTGAGGCGGTGAATCACGTTTGCATTCTGGTCGCCGCAGACGAAGCGCGCGCCCGTTGCTATCTGGGGCTGGTGGTGGCGCGACCCGATTATCTAACCGCCGGAAAAAACAAAGACGGCAAACGCTCGATCTCGGCTGATGGCTTCCAGCATATCCTTTGGCTGCTCTGTGACCACCCCTACCCCGCCAACTTCTGGCGCACCGTGGACGAGGACATCGTGGAACAAATCTTCTCCTGTGACACTGGCAACGCCCGTATGGCGGCATTGTTTCGCGCGATGCAGAACCAACCGATCTCCCGAGACGTGGTTGAGGCGGTGGCGATGCAAAAAGACTTCATGCGCCGGGTGCGCTCAGACAAGGGCCACGGAACGCGTGATCTACTGGAGCAAGACGGCATTCTGCTGCTGCAAGGCCAGTTGCACGGCCAGTTGATCAAGGCAATGGATCTGCCCCATTGTTCACCGGCCGAGTTCATCTCTTGCCGCCCAACGACCGCTTTGCAACACCGTATGGCGGCGCAGGCCGGTTTCAATCTGCCGCAGATTGCCGGTTAA